The genomic interval TACGATGTCAGCCTCGTCGACGGCTTCAATGTACCGATGGTGGTGACGCCGATCAACGGCAAGGGCAACTGCAGCGTGGCCGGCTGCGATTCGGACCTGCGGCAGAACTGCCCGTCGGAGCTGGCCGTTAAGGCCAACGGGAAGACGGTGGCGTGCCGGAGCGCGTGCGACGTGTTCGACACCGACGAGTATTGCTGCCGGGGCGTTTATGGAAATCCGGTGATTTGTCAGCCGACGTATTACTCTAAAACGTTCAAGTCGGCGTGCCCCACGGCTTATAGCTACGCCTATGATGATCCCACCAGCATTTTCACATGCTCTGGAACTGACTATGTCATCAACTTTTGCTCATCCAGGTAtaccattaatatattttaaaaaaatattatttatacaaataattgaGTTATCGAAAAAATAATCGAAagcatcaaaattcaaaaaatgtcaaCATCTAATTTGCCATTACTGCCTCTAGATGAAACTCTGGACTTCGTCAAGCTCGATAGGGTTTACTAATGAAGCCTAATCGagtttgatgattgatgatgaaattcaatttatgaAGTCTGATTCGATCATCGGACTTGTACATCTTACCAATATATATAGTACGgtcttatattttaatatattatttacgCACTTAATTGTGATACTTTAGTTTTACGGGCAAGTTTATGGAATTAAACATTAAAAGTGATGATTGTAGGAAGCGGCCGGTGTGCACGTATCACAATCGCAAGCTGGTGTGCAGTGGATCGGAGGGCTTGAAATCCTTGATTGGAAGATGGTGGAGCTTCATGATTGGATTGCCCCTACTGATTAACCTGTGGATCGTCATTTAAGCGAGCATCATCATCATGGTCTTTCATTCTTGAATTTAAGAGTTACTTATGCGTCTCTTATTGATTTGTATGTATGGATATGTTTGGTTTACGTGTTTTTTCACTCTAAtttgttcaaatttgatgaaatataattaatcaattattttttggttGGTGATTTAAATGGATTTTACTTAACAAAGTTCTAACTAATCTCATTTAACGTAAAAATaagtatgaaaataatttaaagatacatgaattagttaaaaatttattgaaataagCATGTAcatgagatttaatttaaagatacatgaattagttaaaaatttattgaaataagCATGTACATGAGATTAATTAAATCGTATTTAAATTCCCATTTTTATTGGTTGAAAACTTCTTGTCTATGAGTGTTACAAATAGTTCATGGACGATTAAAAAGCCTTCAAAAAATTTGGGAAGTTTGGAAGTGAATAGAGAACAAAAGGGTCGTAATAAATGGTTAACatgagataaaatatttaatataaattgttatattacgttattattatattaatgtgATGTTAAATTTTAGGactaattatgaaaataatttaattctattcatgaatttgtaattttatttaattcgaCTGATACATTTTCTATGACCAACAATTCTTTCATCTTTTGTTCGCCGATAACCTTTACATCTTCTGTTATCGTTGACACCTTTTTATCATCAATTGCGCTTTGCCATAGCCACCACTGACGATGACCGGTTTGTTTtcgtttcttatttttatttttttacgtatatatacatgtgagtctataaatattattattatatgacaccTGACATGCTAAATAACATATACACACTCCTTCTAAATAGATATTATATGTTggataaaattaaatccaattgACCCAATTTAGACTtagattatcaaaattaaaagaattgaatAAAAGTACAAATTCACAAAAAAGAATTGGGTTTTTTTGATGATTAGCcctaaaattattaatgtatCTACATGGTAAATACTTGAGCAACCTATCATGTCTTCGCTTGGCAGTGTTTGAAGATGTAGCAATATATGGTTGTTTATGATATTAGGGCACCATAATGGTGTGatatcataattataattataattatatttactatATTGAATACCaagtatattttataatatattcagATTGTAAATATGAGACATAATAGTTGATCGGTGCTGTACAAATTTGAAGTAAAAAAGAACTGAATTCCCCCCTCATTGTAGTTCGGTTAAGGTGGGCTGTTTTGGAGCTCTAATGTGTCACAATTTTGGGTCATTTGAGCTACTAGAGATTGGGCTTAACTAAAGTTAAAATTgaaaaggaatcaaaatttgGGTTGAAGAGTGTGAAAATACCATTAAAGGTTTGGATTAGGGTAACGAGCCCAAGTGTGTCCCAAAGATTAGGCCATCTTTTTCCCATTTGGGCTTAACATGTTTAAATAAACACAAGCTTAACATTACCGAATTTAATGCCCAATTAAGACTTAATTTATATTCAATGAAATATAATCTTAATTTAACATtaccaaatttaatttattttatcttgattttaatattcaaacaattttattggttaattaaatgatttaaaacatgatatatttatcatcaactaataaaaatatttagatgttaaaaataaaataaataaataccctttatctaaaaataaaatacatttatttttacttaatcATTGCACTGGTGATAATAATTAGCATTACTCTTTAAATATATGTGCCTAATGCCTGTATGCAAGCAATTGAAATTTATTTGCTTGTTATCTTGGTTTCTAAAAGAAAACAAGCTTCAGAAACCAAGAAGCTTGTTGCATGCAAGCTATTGGGAACACCATTAGCAGATTCCATGTAAAAGCAAACTTCAAGAGATGTCTGCATAATGTGTGACTCGAATCACAAacaatttagataaaatttacattttctgttgttattgttgtcgtcgttattattattagtttttaatgtatcaagagaaaaaaaaatctaaaaaataaattaataaacgGATCAACACAGCTTAACTGAAACTACCAAGCAATGGAAGATTGCAAGAGATCTGCAACAAGTGGCTAACACGATCCACAGGCCGACAAAGAAGTTGCGGAAGTCCCACAAACTTCCGCAAAAAGCACCCTCGTGGCCTAGCCACACGATTGCAGGCCAAACTGGGTGGTTGGGAGGGGGGCGGGATAGCCCCGTGGCCTAGCCACATAATCATGCGGGCAGCCTCGAGGCCACGAGGGGCTACCCCATGCAGACCCAGCTGCGCAAGTAGCTTTGCGGCCTAATTGTGGGGGGTTGTCCTGCACAGACCCAACCGCGAAAGGACACCCCCGCGACCTTGCCATGCAACCTAGGCTTGCCGAGGCCAGGGTCATCATGCCTTagtcatgaccccaagggcaATACCGTTGCCAAATCATTTTCTCGAATATTGGGGGGTCCTATGCAACACGCAAAACAAGATCACTCCAACATCCTaaaatttctccaaatattctaagaaaataataggcaattatccataaagaattctaattctgaAAGGATTATAGAATATGGGGATAAACATCatttataaaaatcttaatcCTAATAGATTAGGAAATATCGAGATAGacgttatctataagaattctaatcctaAACTACTTAGGATTACTCCATAATTTATacccctctataaataggcaatcACTTATTCTAAAAAATGTACCTGTTTGATACTGGTAGAAACTCTACTCTATAGATTTCATCATTTTCAGTATTtgatttaagaattaaaatgtTTGCGCGAGGACCTCATTGCACCCTTTGACTGTTTCATTCCTCGCAGACTCAAGCAGCCAGAAAATGACATTCTcagttaaataaattcattgttatattttgacaacaacaattggcaTCATCTGTGGGAACTATATGAAAAGCCAACGAATCAGTCTACAATGGGCTGAATGAAAAGCACTACTGATCAACAAAGTCAAGAAGGAGCAGAGGCTCATTCCATGAGGCGTTCACTCGGAGCAAAAGATGGTATCTCATGCCCCATGAGACTGTCATCTGATAGCCCACTTCACATCACTTGAGATCTTCAACCCCAGGGCCATTTGGGGGACTCCTCCCATGGCCAACTGAGAATCCATTCCTAGGGCTAGCACAAAATTCTCCTCTAGAGCTTTCTAGGGGCCTCATCTCAGGGCCAACAAGGAATTCACCCCTAGGGAACTTCGAGAACCTCCTCCCAAGGTTAGTTAGAAATCCACTTTCAATACCAGTTGGGAGTTCACCCCAGGGACCTTCTCCTAGGGCTAGTTGGGAATTCACTCCTAGCAACCTCTAAGGGCCTCTTCCTAGGCCAACTAGGAATCTACTCCCAGGGTCAACACGAAATTCACCCTTACTGTGTAACATCctgtatcgagcgataggaataaTCGAAACAATTTATtctgataggcctacgcgaacttcctaggggtcacccatccttaagcttccttaactcaagtacgcttaacttgggagttctttgcctacattcagcccgaaaaaaaatctaattggtattgtttccttccttacttatcctcgatatatattatccTTCTCTGAGCTCTTGAGTATTACATTATCCCCCCCTTGAGCATGTCCTCAtcatgcaaccttacaactAGTCTCAGATCTTCTTTTTTGGGGGAGttgtcatcctagaagcctgttaATAGTCGCTCCTTGTTCAGGCTCTCACGCCCCGGTGCCATtccccgccctcattggaccACATTTTCCAAGGGTCGGTTCTGATAccatctgtaacatcccgcatcgagcgataggaagaaacagaacaacttactctgatgggcctacgcaaacttcccatgAATCACCCATCCTTAAACTTCCCCAACTTAAGCACACTTAACCTGAGAGTTTTTTGCATGGTACCACGGGTAAAGTATGAAGACTTGTGATGataacatgagaaataaatatgGGTGTTGCCATCAAATGGCAATGCCATTAGCCCTGAAGAGATTTGTATCCAGCCCAATCCCTCTTCAAGGAGCACAAGAAAAAAGTTATGAGACTACACTAGAACCACAAGAAACTCGGTCACAATCCACTCATTCTTAGAGAATTCGAGCTCTAGACCTTCTCTTTCCCAAATGCGagataaagagaagaaggaaacaCCAAAAAAGTGCAAAGGCACCCAAAGGGATCTTCAGAAAAGGAAATACCTCAAGACCATTGAAAGTACATTCACTAATAAGGAACAACCTCCACCAACAAGCCTTATGAAAAAGATCAATAAAATTGAGGAACTATAGGTATTTCGTGCTTGTGAAATGGAGAATATAGAAAGGATGATTGAAAGAGTCTTAAAGCAAAATAAGTTGTTACCCATGACAGAAGATCAGTCCAGGAAAAGAGTTCCTTTTGCCCCAGCCATTATGAAGAAGCCTCTGCCaaagaaattcaaaatgcccTAGATGAGTATGTACTCAGGCAAGGGTGATCCTTACGAACATATTAAGAACTATGAGTCCCTTATGATATTACACAGATGGGAAGATGAAATTATATGCCGAGCTTTTCCTCTGACCTTGACAGATCATACTCAAGCATGGTATAACAGTTTGCTCGAAGGTTCCATATTCACTTTTGAACAATTGAGATCTAAGTTTATTAAGGCATTCATCATcaataatcaaagaaaaaaaatatgcaaCTTATCTTCTCAGTATCAAATATGGCAACGAAAAGACCCTTTGACAATACATGGACAAGTTTCGCAATGTAACTTTAAACTAGACAATACGTGGACAAGTCAGAATAGCGGTGATAGCCATGTTTTAAGGAACTAGGTCCATTTATCTACAAAAATCTTTAGCCTTAGACAAGCTAACCATCTTAACAAACTTGTTTGCTCGAGCTAACAAGTATATTTTACGAGCCGAAGTAATCCAAATagtcaaaagaaacaaacaaataaaccagaaaaaaaaaataaaacgatTCTAAATGAGAGATAAACTAGAGGGAATAGAAGATCAAAAGACACAATGATACTCTTCGACTCCAATTTACAAAATATACTCTGTTCACACTGTCATACTCTAATATCTTGGCAACTATCAAAAGAACGGGCCTTGTTAAATTCCCCAAGAAGGCTAACAATCCTATGGGGAGGAAAAGGAATGTCTTCTGCCAATTCCATAGTACTTAAGGCCATTTTACTAACAAATGTCAAGACTTGAAGAATCAAATAGAGGCACTAGTCAAGTATGGGGAACTGGTAGAATTTGTGGACATAAGAGCTCAGGGGAAAAAACATACTGACTACCATGAAGGCCAGGGGCATAATTCAAGGCGATGAGAGTAACAAAGGAACAAAATGTTCTTTTAATAGATCCAAGAAACTTGTTTTATCACTCAAAGGTCAAAAGCTCACAAAGAAATTCAGACTCCATACACTTGCCTCAGGAAAGCATCATAGACAGgattaaatgtatatatgtcaTTCAATgatgcataaataaaataactttaatCTTGTGGTAGTTCCCATTtgtgtatttcattttgtaggATAATCAACCCATTGAAAATGGGCAAAAACTCCAATAGACAAATAAAGCCTAGAATCGAAGCGCAAAACTGCAATAATAGTCTAAAATCGATGCACAAAGGCATGAGAATAGTctaaaaattaaagcacaaataTGCAAGAatggttaaaaataaaagtgcGAATGCGAGAGAACGGTTTGAAAATCGAAGTGCGAAAGTATGAGAACGGTCTAAAAACCAAAGCGCATAAAGTGCAAGAACGATCAAAGAGTCGAAGCACGAAGGCATAAGAACGATCTAAAAACTGAAACGCAAAGGCATGAGAACaactcaaaaattgaagcacGAAGGAGCGAGAATGATCTAGGAACCAAAGCATAAAGATGTGAGAACGGTCCAAAACTTAAAGCAGAAAGGCCAAGAATGGTcgaaaaattaaagcacaaagGCCGAGAATGGttcaaaaattgaagcacaaaaGCATAACAACAGAAGTGCAAAAGCGCAAGAACGGTTCAAGAAGTtaaagaaaacaatagagaatcTCTAGAATGATAAAGGGAAAACCTAGTATCAATGATGTAGAATGTGTAAAATCGAATTATGAGTCAAAAATGATCTAGGATAACCCAGAATCAAAAGTGATAGATGTGCAAGAACAATCGAGCATAATCTAAAGTTAAAAAGAGTATAATGTATGACCAgattaaaactgaaaatgcaTACACGCAAGTTCATCATCAACAAAGAACTAAAGAGTCAGGAGCAAGCATTACGCCTATCCAACGTTCATAAAGGACTAGGGAGCAAACGTGACACCCCTTCCTAGCAAAAGCAAAAGTGTAGGTATAGTAAAAGTTTTGAACGATTTACTATTCAAAAGATAAactgtaaaattttatatactgCGGGAGTTACTAACATGTTAAATAGAGAAACAAGCACAAACCAAGAATCGAGAACACATAAAGCATGAGAATGATAGAAAATCGAaacacaaaattacaaaaacaatcTAAGGCAAACTCAATGTCAAAAAGTATGGGGATGCATGAACGTTATCCAAAGATCATCGtccaaagaaaaaagaactcaAAAGCACTGATGGATTATAAAGAAGatcattgtaataccccatgtttgtatgaggcTGCCATGTAATTTCGATaggtttagaataccgaaaaattaattttatagcaatttcaggtaccgaatcaactgcagggaatgtctcggagtgaaattgtctaagaaaaatgatatggtcttgatATGCGTTCCGAgttaagatttatggtatcgaaagaaatcgaatcaggaatagttttcggtatagctaaaatacaat from Diospyros lotus cultivar Yz01 chromosome 8, ASM1463336v1, whole genome shotgun sequence carries:
- the LOC127807795 gene encoding pathogenesis-related thaumatin-like protein 3.5; the protein is MASASQYHSPTLLQCALLVLTLFSSGPKVSESARVFTIINSCKETIWPGVTPGENFNGGGFALKPGQSIVFTAPVGWSGRIWGRTGCKFDKAGNGSCQTGSCGSTLKCGASGEPPASLAEFTLATLDFYDVSLVDGFNVPMVVTPINGKGNCSVAGCDSDLRQNCPSELAVKANGKTVACRSACDVFDTDEYCCRGVYGNPVICQPTYYSKTFKSACPTAYSYAYDDPTSIFTCSGTDYVINFCSSRKRPVCTYHNRKLVCSGSEGLKSLIGRWWSFMIGLPLLINLWIVI